A segment of the Hemicordylus capensis ecotype Gifberg chromosome 6, rHemCap1.1.pri, whole genome shotgun sequence genome:
gtcttataccaagtcagaccattggtccatctagcccagaattgtctacactgattggcagtggctctccatgattCTAGGCAGaattatttcccagccctacctggagttacCAGgtttgtaccacttcagactgcaagtatgtgtgtgtgaagggaCAATTATTTTTAATGCTCCTCTCCATTAAGAAATCCCTGAGAAGAAAGAGCCAGCATATCAAGCAGAGGGCTGAGACTCTTGCTGTGCCATTTTTCTGTTAACATGTTTGCGAGGTTTTGCTTACACCACAGAGGAACATTTCAAATTAGATCCTCCCCATCTGCAGCCTAAAGTGAtgcagtccattctaccacctccGCTCTTCAGATGCCCACATGCCTGACCTCCCAAAGAGCATACAAAGGTTACTCTTTGGCTCTCACAGGTGTCTTACATCTTGACAATATAGTTTCCCTTGGCCACTCATAGGCAGGGTCCAGCTCATCTGAGGTGAAGTCATAGGGATCATAAGGGACTCTGCACGGAGGCTTCTTGTGTTGTCTTGTGGACTGGGAATGCACTGTTGGCTGAACCGGGTTGGAAGCAACAAACTCTAGAGGCAGAAAACATAAGTAAATAACTATAAGCACTCTGTGCTCTATGGATACTTAACCAGATGCAAAACTTGGATCACAGATCTCTCCTGCCAGAAAACctaggagcactgttccctctaaggtgtgcgcatgtacgcgcactcacaagttttctaatgtccgctcagttaattttagatcctgctcaggttgaattaggaaggccccactctgaatgcatctgcgcacacagtaccttgatactgctgcccaaaacaaaactcattccgcacagagatgaaaaaaattagagggaccactgcccagGAGTCCTGGTTCCTGCTCTCTTCCCCCACAATTGCTCTAAATCCCTAGGCCCCattcagtgccagatttaggctcAAGCTAGattaagctacagcttagggccccACATTACGAGGGGCCTCTGAATGCCTAAAAATGATTAAATTTCAAGTGTCTTTgagtgtttaaaattgttttgtcttattttgtttttgatgtgtttgtttttgtgaaccactaGAGCCTTTAGACTCAGATGGTATATAAAATacatactcctgctaacttggcaaagaggcaccttttaatgtggtgattgtctttatttagcagggggagagtaactggccctctccactcccagcacagtgcctccagtgactcttgctggtgtctgtcttaagattgtgagccctttgggcacagggatccatcttatttatttgttgtttctctgtgtaaaccgccctgagccatttttggaagggcagtatagaaatcaaataaattaattaaattaaataaatctttGCAGAAATAACTGTACTGCTATTTCATTAGACCAGGGTCTGGTTTAGACTAAAGCCCACTATCATGGTTACAGGCCACGTTCGCCTCATCAGATGAATGTTCCTGTGACTGTGAGCAGCGTAGTGAGGGGAGCGACACACTTGGCCAGGACTCCTGACCCATcttgtaatgctatggggcctttgaAGACTTGCATAGCATaaggcctcagcatgtcatataATCTGGCCCTAGTCCCATTCACTCCCCTACAGAAGAGCAAGGAGTCCTAGTTCATTCCCTTCACCATTTGTTTGACCAAACCACATTCTGCTTTGCAGAACAGCCAGAGTCCATACCCTCCTACACAGCTCTACTTCATGAAATGCCACTTACCTCTCCAGTACAGTCAGTCATGGGAGTTGGCACAGACCAAATGGAGGTAGCCACTAAACCCCCACCCTCTTCCATCTCCAGAGTACACACAAGTCCTACCTCTCATGCTGCAGTGAAACAGGGGAAGAAACATGCTCTATCTGGCCTACATGAAGACCACATCACTTGTCCTCTGCATTAATTCATTTGTAGGGATTATAAAATAGTAGTTAAAAGAGCAATCATAGCTCCCCCCATACATGCAACATTGGATTGGAATCCCTATTTTTGCACATACTGAAAGGGGCATACTTTACAGGGTCATTTGAGTTCCAGTCAAACTGGCTTtgtaaccctattcagacatgatgatATGCAGGtatacagatgcctgtacactcatacatgtttttgtttgaatgactgtacctgcatgcatttaaaatacaaacctgggtacaggcccctcaaatgcatggtacaaataggcaGTGTACTGCAGtacctgtgtttatttatttaaaatatttctatgccacctaaAACctacatctccaggcagttttcaacataacttgtgaatacctgtatacactgtacactcgcatgagtgttgaacataatatgtgaatagggcttacgacagaaggagaagaagagcagCGGGAAGGCCTAGCACTCTATTTAGCAGTCAGCGGCCAACAAGTCATTCCTACAGCCACAAGTCCATCCACACACCCCTCTTACCTGGCACCTAGAGGAAAACTCAGAATGCTCAATTTATTCCCAGAATCCCTACAGCAGATCCCCCCAAAATTGAGAATGGGTTAATAAATAACCCATCTAAAATACATATTGCTAGTAAATAAAAGTATTATTTCCTCAGTAACAACCCGATTCTACCTCCCTATATTTTATAACTGCTTTCCAAAGCAGCCTTGCCCCACAGTAACACTAGCTGTACCAACCCTCCTCTGGCAGTAGGGAGGCCTTCCACTCTATAGGATAAACTGGCCCATCTATCCGTAGCTTCTTATAGACTGGCTGATCATCTTCCAGAGGTGTTGCTGGGCGTTTCTGACAAATACCACCATCACCAGCAATCACCACAACTTCAAGATGCAGTTTTTCCATCAGAGTATTGGCTGAGACACTCAACACCGGAATGTTCTAGGCCTTCTTCACCCCACTCTCTTTCAATGGAAAGTCAGGAAATGGGGCAGATCAGTCTATAAAAATGCAAAGGGCCCAACAGAAGCACACCCACAGTCCTTTTCTGCCTTGACTCTCCTACAAATGTAAAAGCTAAACACCATAAACAAAAGAGAGaaagacaaaatacaaaacaaaaaaaaaacacttccaagctttaaaaggcagcacacagtagaaaagaaaaagagtttCTGCCTGAGACTTCTTTTATAAATATGCCTCATACAGGTGCAGTTAAGAGCAATCAGAAGTAACCAAAGGGGTGGAGCCTGAAAAGGGCCCTGCTCCATTGGCTAATTTTCAGGTCCAATCACAAGCTCTTTTGAAGCCATAACTCCACCTCCTTCATTTCAATTCTGTTTAGACAGACTTATTTCCCTAACTGCTGCAGTGGTCACTCCCACTATCCCTGGCTccaataaattgtgtctggggaagatgggggttgtagttcagcagtcaCTGGAGCTCCACAGGTTGCCTAACTTTCTTAGAGCCTGTTAGGACTGCTGAGGCATTGCTTTTTCTGCAGTAAGCTGCAGAAAAGCAAAAGTTGCTCAGTAGACCTATATTTGCCTCAGCAGCTGTACTCTTGTGAATGAGTACTATTTCCTAATGGACAAAACTAGTGCCTTGCCTCGAAGGTCTCTAGCTGTCTTTCTCTTGATAAGAACATGAGAGTAATAGCTGGTGTCACTGAAGAAGCATCACCTCTGATAATGCTCAAAGGGAAGGTTGTGCAGCTGTAACTTCATCTATGCCTGTGTAAATCCCCATTAAGCAAGTTAAAGAGTTTTGCCAAGCAAATGCAAAAATGCTTGTGTGTTTGACAGGTGGCCAGCATAATCTGAAGCTTCTCTCAGCATTTGGTAGACATACATATATCTTCAAAGAACTTGGATTAGAAAGGCAAGGCCTTTTGAATAACCCCTGCTGAAGCCAACTTGGGTCCTTAAAAAGACATTGCTAGTTAATATAGCACAATATAAAATGCTGTGTGAAACTTCCAATATACACCGAAGAGGCAGGAAgataatttgttttttatttgatgTGGATGAgtatctgcctttaaaaaaaagtaatttaTGTAATGCTCAACAACTTTATTTTTCTTGTATTGCTTTGTTACCAAATTGATGTAACAGTGATAGAAAAAGCAGAGTAAACAAGTCACGAGAGAATGTCCTCAGTTCTCATTGCATTGGCCTGCTTCCTGGGCAGGTGCACTCTGGGAACTGGATTCGTAGAGAAAGGACCCTATTTGGGTCACATTCTCATGTACAGATAGTGCAGCTTATGtatatctgctccctctcccataGAAGGATTGTCCATCTCAACCTATGGTTCTTTCTCTTTGAAATGAGCCTTGATTTCTCTCTCAGCTACCCCATACCAGCAGGCAGCAATTCCATCCTCCCTTTTTCTTCCTGATTGctcctgcttttcatgcagacaTAAGattcctactgaatcagaccctgggCCCATCAAATCCATCTTCCGGTTTCCAcgatggcccaccagatgcctctgagaaacccaccgCACACATGCCCCGCCTTCTCACTGTAGcttccctgcatctggtattcagcaGGGTGATCCTGCCTCTGAAACTGAAGATAGCCacccactgacagacctgtcctccatgaatttgtctaaaccccttttaaagccatccaagctagtggcctcctgtggcagaaaattccatagattatgtactgtgtgaaaaaaacattttcttttgtctgtgctaagtttcctggcaatcaatttaatgggatgatccctggtcctagtgttgtgagagggggataATCTATTCTCTTCAccccatgcatagttttataaacctctgttatGACCTCTATCTTTTGGAAAGGGGAGCTATTTACACCCATTTGTTCAGTGCTTGCTTGGGAAGAGCAGCAGCTAGTGCAGACAGCTAGGGAGTTGTTAATTAAAGCCCTTTTAATGCCTTAAAAGGGAGGCACAGTAGCCTGTAGAAGCCTTAAGAGAGCTTTGCTAGTCCATGTTGGTACTGCAACTATGTTTTAAGATTTTGGAGACCCCACAATTTGGCAATGTAGTCTGACTGGTTTCTTCCTAAAAGTGAAAAAAAATATTCCATGCTGTTGTGTGTTAAGCTAAAGCTACATAGGTCTGTATATCTATGCACTAGTCATGGCTCCCTCAAAAAAGGAGCTACCCTTCACCCCTCCAGTCACATTGTCTTCATCTCTGCAAATACTTGGGGTCGAGATTTAAGAATGCAACCATGAAATACAGAGGAACTCAAAACAGGAAGATTTATTTTTAGGACAGGCTGAGTTGTATAAGAACATAGATTAGACATTAGGTTCCAAAGATGACTGTGTAGCAGAGTCATTTATTTTTAGTCAGCATGTGTGCTTAGACAACACTTTAAAGACAGCTTTTTATTAAACCACTACCAGTTACATTTATTTAAAAGGGGCACCAGACTCTTGGCTCTCTATTTCCCCTCCCCAATAACACAGAAACCTGTCCCCCATTCCACTATCATACCTCCTCTTCCAAACAATTCAAATCCATTGTTCTCAGACATGTTATCCATATTGGAGACCCTTCAAGGTAACCCAAAATCCACCTACCAGAAGCATGCTTGATTCCATTCTTACCCCTAGTTTTCAGTGTATGCAAGCTCTCATGGCTTTTACTGAGAGGATTCCTCAGAATTGTAGTTTGTGACAGAGATTTAAGGCAAAGACAGATGTTTGGCTAAAAGGTCCCTAACCTCTTTATTGTGCCCAGAATTACTTTGAGGGGACAGCCACCATTGCTGTAGGAGTTTGCTGTTGTGCAGTGATGTAGTGGTCAGTGAAATCACTGGCTGACTTTTATGAAGAGAGCCTCTAaagtaggggttctcaaccttgagtcccctaatgctgttggactgcagctcctatcatccagtggtcaaaggccattgtggcagaggaagatgggagctggagtccaacaacatctggagacccaaggttgagaatccctgctttagagaatGGGAGTATGAGTGGAGTTAAGATCCCACTTATGCCTTCCTACCAGTCTAGAGAGCTTCTCTGGCAAGAAGCCAGCCCCATCTCATGAAAGAGTTGCAGAAGTTTAAAAAGATATTCCAGATGTAGGTCAGAAGATTCCACTGTTCACACCAATCAAGTGTATTATATATTGTGGTATCTGGCTCATGGGAGCAACAGCCTCAGTTAAACGGAGAGGTTTCTCAGCTCTGCACCTCAGACTGGGATTACTTACACACCTGCACATCCCATTGTTGGGTTTGCAATCTTGTTTGCTTGCGTCATCTTCAAGTCTATCCCATGTATGCCTTCATAAAATTACACAAGGATTATGCTTAGTTGGCGCAGGAGGGGTGGCCTGAATCGTAGTCTGTCCTTCCACACTGTTCTCTAGGCTCTTGAACACTAGAGACCCACTTCCCAAagatgctgccgctgccgctgccgcctcctccaggCTGTCCAGAACCTTCTCTTCCATGCTTGAACTTGGAGCAGGTGAACTCCACTGTGACTGTGACCCGGGAGATACTTCCTCTTCCAGAATCTCAGGAATCATAGAAGATGTTGACACTGCTGTCTTTGGAGAGCTAAGGGCATTTTGAGGAGGACCCTCCTTCAGCATCATTTTGGTTTCTAATAGATCAAAGAGATCAGAGGAGGAGGCTGAATCCCATTTCAAAGATGACCCTTCTTCAACTGCTAGAACATCCTTAGGATAAATTGGGGAAATTGAACTAGGCTCATTTAAAGCCACTTTCTCCCTGGGCGAACTCCATTGCTCTGCTGAGAAGAGAccttgagcaggggaaggggatggTACAGGCTGTACCAGAGCTGCGGGCAGATTGGGGCTCGTGGATAGCATTATGCCAGATTTTGCGAGAGAGTTTGGAGAGGACTGTATCAGGGCATTTGAATAAGGGAAGCAGAGAGCAACATTTGAGCTGTGCTTGTTGTGATCCAGGCTCTCAGAGAGTGGCCCTGGAGCAGATGGACTAGCATCTTTAGGTGGAAGGAGGCCAGCTGGCAACATGGCCTGAGGATAATCTTCAGGGGGGAGGGTTGCCACATCGCCTGCTTccgcttcttcctcctcctgccttttCAGGAACTGAGAAGTCACTAGCAGAACAGAGCAGTTGAGGCCAGCTGGGCTACTTGGCACTTGTACATTAGGTGCATCTTCTTGGTTTAATGGTTTCAGAGAGATGTCATCATGATGTAGGACTTCTGAGGTGGAGGAAGAGGCTGGCAAGTGGGCCGCCGCTGCAGAACCAGTGGGAGCTGAAGGATTCCTCTCAGGAGGGTACCTTGAAAACCCTGGAGTGAAGGTGAGAGATAAATAGCCAAGCTAAATTAATCCACTCAAACATTCAGAGTACTTTTagcaggctgcagcagtgctggTCCTCCATAAAGCACCCCCTACTGGTTACCTCCCTCCAGGGCCAGATTAGGACATGCTGCTGAGGTAGGTTCTAAGccatgtcaagcttaaaaggccccatagcatgaCAAGAGGCAtcggaagtcctgccccagcacATCACCTGTCTCCCCTCATGACACTGCTCACAGTTAATGTTGGGGGTTATTAATTTTATCCCCAGCAGTAACCGGCAGAGCACTAACAAAGaacacccactccagttacagagtagtttgcagggcttggttgttgcagctatttagaggaaACACAAGGAGAttattgtagaactaaatacCAAGTATTTGTTGGTGAAgcacactttggataggaaagacctaaccctaatctaaagaactacataacaAATAGGGAGAGataggtttccatctgctctct
Coding sequences within it:
- the LOC128329206 gene encoding uncharacterized protein LOC128329206 isoform X1, whose product is MNPASDVDVKETVLTLLYCYPGGVPLWEFGALYRQQTGQRLELDQNGYSSLQQLLAEMKDQVVMDEMGKQPWVWSRHLPVHGPRGKRELPTHKDSATESDQLKNPKLGLRPWNTYHSLHSPSHTYPHQLRTKKTSNELQPHRTIYLSRKPSRLPVSAARLANRLTLSGGAHPPASRLPRPLNRLPCPGGFHECTKTRHKASTLMSIDGEEGQMMVVKEIQKCQSPVLLPTSPVVEGRKEGFSRYPPERNPSAPTGSAAAAHLPASSSTSEVLHHDDISLKPLNQEDAPNVQVPSSPAGLNCSVLLVTSQFLKRQEEEEAEAGDVATLPPEDYPQAMLPAGLLPPKDASPSAPGPLSESLDHNKHSSNVALCFPYSNALIQSSPNSLAKSGIMLSTSPNLPAALVQPVPSPSPAQGLFSAEQWSSPREKVALNEPSSISPIYPKDVLAVEEGSSLKWDSASSSDLFDLLETKMMLKEGPPQNALSSPKTAVSTSSMIPEILEEEVSPGSQSQWSSPAPSSSMEEKVLDSLEEAAAAAAASLGSGSLVFKSLENSVEGQTTIQATPPAPTKHNPCVIL
- the LOC128329206 gene encoding nascent polypeptide-associated complex subunit alpha, muscle-specific form-like isoform X3, whose protein sequence is MNPASDVDVKETVLTLLYCYPGGVPLWEFGALYRQQTGLRPWNTYHSLHSPSHTYPHQLRTKKTSNELQPHRTIYLSRKPSRLPVSAARLANRLTLSGGAHPPASRLPRPLNRLPCPGGFHECTKTRHKASTLMSIDGEEGQMMVVKEIQKCQSPVLLPTSPVVEGRKEGFSRYPPERNPSAPTGSAAAAHLPASSSTSEVLHHDDISLKPLNQEDAPNVQVPSSPAGLNCSVLLVTSQFLKRQEEEEAEAGDVATLPPEDYPQAMLPAGLLPPKDASPSAPGPLSESLDHNKHSSNVALCFPYSNALIQSSPNSLAKSGIMLSTSPNLPAALVQPVPSPSPAQGLFSAEQWSSPREKVALNEPSSISPIYPKDVLAVEEGSSLKWDSASSSDLFDLLETKMMLKEGPPQNALSSPKTAVSTSSMIPEILEEEVSPGSQSQWSSPAPSSSMEEKVLDSLEEAAAAAAASLGSGSLVFKSLENSVEGQTTIQATPPAPTKHNPCVIL
- the LOC128329206 gene encoding nascent polypeptide-associated complex subunit alpha, muscle-specific form-like isoform X4 — protein: MGLRPWNTYHSLHSPSHTYPHQLRTKKTSNELQPHRTIYLSRKPSRLPVSAARLANRLTLSGGAHPPASRLPRPLNRLPCPGGFHECTKTRHKASTLMSIDGEEGQMMVVKEIQKCQSPVLLPTSPVVEGRKEGFSRYPPERNPSAPTGSAAAAHLPASSSTSEVLHHDDISLKPLNQEDAPNVQVPSSPAGLNCSVLLVTSQFLKRQEEEEAEAGDVATLPPEDYPQAMLPAGLLPPKDASPSAPGPLSESLDHNKHSSNVALCFPYSNALIQSSPNSLAKSGIMLSTSPNLPAALVQPVPSPSPAQGLFSAEQWSSPREKVALNEPSSISPIYPKDVLAVEEGSSLKWDSASSSDLFDLLETKMMLKEGPPQNALSSPKTAVSTSSMIPEILEEEVSPGSQSQWSSPAPSSSMEEKVLDSLEEAAAAAAASLGSGSLVFKSLENSVEGQTTIQATPPAPTKHNPCVIL
- the LOC128329206 gene encoding nascent polypeptide-associated complex subunit alpha, muscle-specific form-like isoform X2 — protein: MNPASDVDVKETVLTLLYCYPGGVPLWEFGALYRQQTGQRLELDQNGYSSLQQLLAEMKDQVVMDEMGKQPWVWSLRPWNTYHSLHSPSHTYPHQLRTKKTSNELQPHRTIYLSRKPSRLPVSAARLANRLTLSGGAHPPASRLPRPLNRLPCPGGFHECTKTRHKASTLMSIDGEEGQMMVVKEIQKCQSPVLLPTSPVVEGRKEGFSRYPPERNPSAPTGSAAAAHLPASSSTSEVLHHDDISLKPLNQEDAPNVQVPSSPAGLNCSVLLVTSQFLKRQEEEEAEAGDVATLPPEDYPQAMLPAGLLPPKDASPSAPGPLSESLDHNKHSSNVALCFPYSNALIQSSPNSLAKSGIMLSTSPNLPAALVQPVPSPSPAQGLFSAEQWSSPREKVALNEPSSISPIYPKDVLAVEEGSSLKWDSASSSDLFDLLETKMMLKEGPPQNALSSPKTAVSTSSMIPEILEEEVSPGSQSQWSSPAPSSSMEEKVLDSLEEAAAAAAASLGSGSLVFKSLENSVEGQTTIQATPPAPTKHNPCVIL